A stretch of DNA from Tigriopus californicus strain San Diego chromosome 11, Tcal_SD_v2.1, whole genome shotgun sequence:
TGAAAGACTTTTCCTTTATGAGAATCATTATGCAGAGGTAAAATATTCGGTCTCAGGCACGTtgaggaaaccaaacgccacaGTTATCTCATAGTTTTTCGCATGCCTCTGTGTTCACAAATGGCTGGAAAGTAAGATTCCAATCACTCATGAAGAGAAAGGCAATTTCCACACCTCCACACCATTTGGGTTTGAACGGTTTAGAGTTAAAatataccttgaaaacctgtTATCGCAAAAGAAAACTCGAAAGCAGGGGCTTTCCTTGCAATTAATtaattcaagtttggatttcaaaaagtcgacATGGTCAACACCTTAAACTTGTTTACCTTTTCATGCCCTCTCGAGCAaagagaagctcgggcaaACCCAtgctcttcttttcaaactccACAGCATGAAAAGGCCAACAAACTTGACCATGccaactttcttcaagcctaactttttgaaactttttgcgAAAGGTAGCCCTACCATTGAACAAATAACTATTATCCATTCGAGTAGTCAGGAAAATATTTGGGTGGGTCAAACGATATTTTCTTGTTGGATGCGTTTCTGTACCGGgaatgtaatattttttttgataaaggaCCTTTGCGAGGGTTCGGTTCTCGAGCGAAAAATAGATTCtggagtgaaaaaaaaaaaatagaaactgGTTTTTGAGGCAACCCTGATTCCGAGCTTAAGCAAATCAGGGTGGCCATTTCAAAACTCGAAACTTTTTTGATGGTAATGTCTGTGGTCTGTACTTGCATTCCATGCACATGCGCATGCATATGCAGCTGTCTCTCTGCCTTTCGctctcctaatcttgatcttgaacagAATGGACGTGAGGATACAACCCTCCGTGcatattggattaggggtgtgtccttagggacatAACAGTCTGTATCTTTTTTGCTTGAGATAGCAGTCCTAACTATGATACTTTAGGTAAAAAAGTTGACAATTCAGTGCAAAACACATCTCCATAGCATTCCTTCACTCACCCCAAAAAGCGCTCCCCCAGGTTAGACTAAGTCTAAAAATATGTCTTACTTCAACCTAGTGATGGGAACGTTGCCTCAAAATTCTCaagcattcaatgcaataCCGGTCCAATTCCAGATTCAAAATGTATCATGCAAGCTTGAGCCTTTCCGAGATATGGCAAGGAcgccaaaatggatcaaaattaaATCCAGATCATTATTGAGCACACCCAACGAATTTCAGTAAAATCTACTGAATATTGATAGAACGCAAGCCCTTTTATGTTTTATAATCATTCAATTCGTGTTTCAAGCCTCTTCTACCATGCCATCGAATCTTGGCTTAGAATATTGGCTTGAAGTGTCTACATTGAGGCATCCTGACAAAAAAGAATTCAGTGTGACGAAATAACAGATCGATTCATCAATGCATATGAGCGGCATCCGAAAGTGCACCCATCAAACTTCAACTGAAGGGAAAAGGACGTGAAACATGGCTAATGCCGCAATATGATAACTCTAAACTTGTCCCGGCATCGTGGCTTAGTTTTTACATCAACAGTAGATATCAAGCGATAAGCCAGGGACTTCTTAAGAAATCCTTAGATAAGCCATACCAACCATCCTGGACTCTTGAACGCTTTCTTGTCAGTGTCACTCTCATGAATGCAGGCAGTTGACTTGCGCATTACCTCGTTGGTCTCGGTTGTGATCCCGGGTAAAAGGATCAAGTACGACTAGAGGGGTAAGAAGGGCTAGTCACTAAGTATGACCATGTGGACAATCAAaatggtaaacgttattctccaccgattagttggcgggGCTAccttttaaatcttaacctgaccttatcaaacctaatctaaccttacctaacctaacccaatctaacctaacacgatattaataacccttaaagtctctatctaaaccttttaacattttcacaaatttaaaaatgtgcaccgccaactaatcggtggagaataacgtttatccaatcaaaatatcaacCCACTTGACCAAGGTGATGTTTGACTAATTCGCAAATTGATCAAGCTCTGTTTTTCCACTATTACACAGCTCAACCCcttaaatgtgttcaaatgtAAGTGCAAATTGTGTTCAGTTTGGCCCATACctctgaaaaatgaaaattaatccAGTCGCATGGGTCGAAATGGAAGTGGCAGGAAAATAAGTTTGTGAAATATGTGGTAGTGATTACTGATGTAAAACAAGCTGATCAGCGCGCAAGCATCGATCTCGATGCTTTATATTTGGTTCTGGCTCCAAAAGCCTCAATCATGATTGATTCCAGTGCAGCTGATTTCAGGATTGCCAAGTTTACCTCGAAATTAGAATTACTTCAATTACAAATCTAGAGTAGCAGACCCTgtaacttcattgtttaacaaCAAGATTAATGTGCATAAAATTAAAGAGTTTGATTGATTTGCAAAGATCGTTATGATTTTGGAACTGTCAAAACGCATGGTCTTTTTTATTGACACTtaaaggagctggtgtagccgagcggtctaagaggtagtatgaacaaggcaagaatcctctccctaggtgtcatgggttcaaaccccggcgccggagGAAACACTTTTAAGGAcctggtgtagccgagcggtctaaggggCAGCGCttacaaggcaagaatcccCTCCCTaggggttcaaaccccggcgccggaagtaaccctATTCAGttcggtcccgtcttttgttgagagcagtcccaacattttgttgttcctgatcttttcaaacgaccggtctgagtgtgttgtgttgtgtaagtggtcgcgtggctgcttaaggtcagacacttttgttctttagctttcatttcttcctatctctagtagtttagtcttatatcttttatttttatgctcatgtcgtatttcacttttttcgtctgtcaatatattttatcccaattctaggttatttcatgtagttttggcttaaggagtagttcNNNNNNNNNNNNNNNNNNNNNNNNNNNNNNNNNNNNNNNNNNNNNNNNNNNGTATGTTATAGAAGGAGTACCTCCCAAATGAAAGCATTTAGTAACAATTGAAGAGAACACATTAGGGCTTGCTGCTTTACCTACGTCAGGCTCTGAGTTGCAGTTATTATGCAGTGTTTTGCCTTTTGTGCCAATCTCACGTTGGAACGTTAATTCCTTGAAGTGTAGGAACAAAAGGACGCAAGGAAACCTCTTGTTCAGTACGACTTAGCCATGCATATTCCGAGAATTCCAAATATGAATCATTAAATTCCAGTACTACTAAGGACacttaaagaaaaattgaGCGAGATCCCTCTCAGCCCCAATCACTACTCAATTAAACACACATTTAGTCACTGTGAATTATCAacttatttattcattcatgtttATACAATACCCAGGATTAATTGATAAATCCTTTATGAGAAATAAAGACATCTCTATTTTGTATTTTCTCtctttattttttggcaagtaAAGTTTTTCTCCCATACTTTTTAATTAAGGTCCACGGGCCAATTGTAGCGTTTGGTTGATATTCTGCATCTGTTAATTATTTTTATTGGTGGGTGGGAGGGTCGGAGGCGTGAACCTTGCCTGGCCAGCTTCGTCCAATGTTTTCCATGTGTCCTGTCTGCTTTTGTTTTGTATTTGTGGCTTGGCGCTTTAAAGTTTCTTTCGAAAACTGGACGGGGAGGTAAAACGAACCGTACCTGTGACTTAACTCACTCTAGGAAACTGTTTGCAGTTGTTTTGGCCATAAAAAACTTGTGGTTATATGTACCTTTATATTTTATACAGTTTAGGTATAATATCACTAATAAAACTGAAAGACATTTCTGTTCAAGTTCTCCGAGACAAGAATTCCACACCTGAATGAGCCAAATTTAACAAATCCACATCTTCAGGAATAATCTCTGTTGATTACACCAGTTTGGCCAATTCTAGAATGATACCAGCAAGAGGGATACAACCTTAGATAGAATAACAATATTCTAAATGGCACAATTAGTAAGTATCCAATTTCACAAACCTTATATGATATTAATGATCGACGGACGCGGTTACTAGTTGGACATTTAATTGCTGCCAAAGGGGATTGAGTTGAGACTTGGCACGTGTGGAAAGTTTTCTAATTATGATTTGGCAGCGCTGTCATTCATTCAACCCTTTGTCAATAAAAAGAGTaaccaagttttgaaaaggtCACATCATCTTCTTTGCAAGATGGTTCTGTAAGAATAACTTTGGGTGGTGGAAGCTAATAACTCTAACCTGAcagatttatttctttttgtcaagtGGCTCTAAAATTTCAATCTAAACCACTCCTTCAAGAAAGTGTGTGAGTATAAAAAAAGGGTGGCCACCTCCGACTGCTTGTTGGAAGGCCCATATCAGCACACGAAgattgattccatttccaatggtTCCAGTTCAAGATCGATTCCAGCTTCAGACTCAACAGCTGAAAGATCGAAAATCAGACTCAAGCCACAACACTAGTAGTGATGCTTGCGGTGGGTCACACTGAATAAGAGGAACTTCAATAATTTTCACAGCATGACCATGGACCCAAAGTAACACTGCACATTAGAAAAGAGTCAATCAGAGCCTGGCCATTTATCAGTAGAGGGCTTGTTCCCACAAAAGTGTAATCCGAATTGAAGCTGTTAGACTACATCAAAGGAAACGTGCGTTGGTTTCATGGCAtagaataaagaaataaaacattgGCGATTTTTCTGGGGGGCACCTTTGGACGGTGGATTTGCCGCCTTCTGGCTAGTAGTCTCTATGGTCTCTATCCAATACCAAAGGCGATCAAGGAGTATTGCAGAGAGGAAAATGGGGGTTTATGTAGGAACGTACGAAAATAGATTTAAACATTTTAAGAATTTAATGAGGTGTGCTAGAAAAGAGCCATTATTCAAAGAAGAGTGCTACATTTGGAACTTTTATTCAGAATTTTGGAGTGCTAACAGTAAATCTGATTTTCATTAGAGATGTCAGAATTGTTTTGATTGCGCCTTGTGTCTAAAGGGAATCAACGTTTATTTCAGCGACCTGGGACCACTATGGCGTTCAAATTTGCTGTGAATGAATTCGATTAATTTCCAGGTCACTCCAAAGCACGAGATCCCCAAGAAAAGGCTTAAGGAACCGCCCACTGCCGCCACTATGGTGGCAAAATCCATAAGTCGGTACTGTTGTTTGACATTGACTCCGTCGTAAAGGTATATGACGTAAAAAGTAAACTTATTAGGAATCAGATTGGCTTTTTCTCCAAAAGTCACAACATTCATATTAACTTGATTCTCCACACAAGGCATCAAGCATCCGATTTCTTTGTAGTTGTAAACCGTATTTCGAACAATCTTTCGAGCCtggaaaggaaaaaagcaaattgatttGGACTCCCCCACCGTCACTCGTAGTAACATTTATGTTGCTTatattaaaaacaaaataccaCGTATTGCTCACTTTTCGCTCCCCATTGCGCCAATTCCTTTGAAAAAAGGCGCTCTGCCCTATTAATTTGCATGGATAGCCATCTTCAACTGAAATGCTTCACCTCTTCCGAACATAGataagaaaaagtttttgcaGTGCCGTCTCCTCTGGCAATTTCTTTGGCATTTGAGTTTGCCACTCAATTCATGCACGGCTTCGTAAATGTACAATGCAGCAGGTCAACCAGCCTAAAACTTGTAAGTCACTTAACTTAGCACCAGTACTAATGTTTTAGAAATTCGATTTATGTTCAAACGTCAAACATTATCATCATATAACTGCATGAGAAGTGGTTAGGCGATGGCATTTACAAACGGGCTACATACCTCTTTAAAATCTGGcttcaacaataatgaagaAAACTGATCAGCGCAGAactctcgaatttctgctcgacatggaaaaatgtcatttttcggAGTCTTTCAGTGAACTCATCTccccaaaacacaaaaatcatAATCCCTTTTCAACTTTTGTCAGAAACGTCTTTTTTGACCCACAAAATCAGTTTTTGTATTCTGAAATTCTAACTCAGATGAAAAATATATGCCTAAAAGCACACTAAAAAATTtagttttccaaaacaattttgattgatattaAGAAGATATTCTAaacattttgataatattAGGAATACATTCAGTTAGTTCTAACCTTTAAATTATGAAATAAGTTATGTGGCATTAAAAACTCATGCTATCATCAGCTTTGAGCCTAAAATGTCCTGAACTCAAATGCCCTGACCATCCATaacaaaatttcaatatcacaaaaacttcattttatTACGTTAAATAATGTCAGAATAGCTCATAATGATGTCTAGCATCATCCAAAACAAACGTATGTACTTTTATCATAACGTGTTAGGCAAAAGTCGAAAATACACTTTGCTATGAGTTCATTTTAATCCTGATAAAAACATGCAACAAGGAGAGAAGATGCCTAGTTTCTTCAAACTGAATGTAAACTGCATTTTAAGGGCCTCATTGACTTTCgcaaaatcttcattgattgtAGTATTAAGTGTTCTTTTGATAAGTCtgaaaaagatttaaaaacatatttgcaaAAATTAACACATATTTAAAGGATTTTGAGAAATATTTGGTTCCAAAAAACCATTTGGAATTATTTTGAGATTaggcaagaaaaaataatacCTGTCGTGCTAATCAAAGTATaaatatttgctcatttgATTTCAGGTATGATGAAGGCATTTTGAAGCCATAGCCGATGAAAAGGAACCAAAAGTAGTTTAGTGGACCAAATGTTAGAAAATTATATTGCTAAAATTTGTTTAAGAATGGCCTGAAATTGTCCACCTATTGAAATTTTACTACTCTCCTTACATTAAAAATTACCGTATAATGACACTTGTTCTGATAACTTACCTCTAAGTAGTTGTCGGTTTGAGCTTGACTAGTGTTACAAATAGGTAGTATGGGAAATTGTTGGAACATCGGATATGGCAAACATTGGACTCGGCTGGCTTGCAATCGCCGTATGATTTCGGTTCGGACACACTCGACCTGATCGGCTTCCACAATATCTGGTTCACAGAGCGTGTCCCGTTTAATGAAATTATTCATCCAAAGCTCAATGGTCAAGGGGCGAGATAAATCGATTTTTGGGACGGGTCGGATATTAGACTGATCCATGAAATACATCTCAGTGCCAGGATTGGCCAGAAACATTTGGTAGGAATCAGTGATATTGGTGAAGAACTGCAATGCAACCCGCACCGGGTACGTTTCCTTAAAGGTGACGGTCTGGCAGATCCCATTGTTCATTGTGGGAAGATTCTGTGTTATGTAGGCATCTTCGGTTAAGTCAAAGGTCAATGTGGCATGAACCAATTCGGCCAAGTTCACTTGGGCCTTCAATGCCACGGATTCGTACGGAACTTGGGTGAAGGGTTGATAATCGGTGAAGCCTCGAGAGTCACAAAAGACCATCATGGGAAATTGGAGGAGATCTCGAGGCTCCCAAGAGCTAGATTCCGTGGTCTGAGCATCCCAAAACTTTTGGACATGATCCAAGATCTGCCAAGCGAAACCAGCCAAGCAAATGACCAGGAGGACTATCTTGAGAAATTTCAGTTCCATTTCAGTGGGAGGCTCTTGATAGACTGGACCGGTGTAATAAGAGATTAATCCCAGATATAGGAAAGAAATCGGGAGAGTTTCGTGATTATCAGCGCTGAAACTTACATTATTTACTAATGCGGCCAATTTCACGTATGGATTGTCTTAAGTACAtccaaaattaaaagaaatgaaCTATCTTGAACGTTAACAGTCAATTCTTTCTTGGAGTAATAATAATTGATGAGTTCTCTGTCGTCAATTTCCAGAAAATACTTTTACGTTTGATTGAAAGGTTATTAATTGTTCCGATGAGTTGTTCTGAAAAATCCCCTGTTCTAGAAACAGAATATCTAGAACGTACGACTTAATCTCCATTCATTTGAAGATCAATCTCCTTTCATTTTAAGTCTCTCGTGTTCCGGAAACACAATTTTACACAACATAccatttttgctttgaagTTGCAGATAGAAGGTGTTAAATTTTATTTGGTACCAAGTACCAAGAACGTCCCCCTTCTCGAAGGTCCAAATCAATCATGCTCTCCAaggatgattttcaaattaacgAGTTGAGTGAAACTTGTTAGTTTCCGATTACAGAAGTAGAAGTCAAAGTAAGCATTTCGCTAAAGTACTTCAAATCCAATAGCAACTTCAAAAGTAATATAAATTGAAGTGGttggaaactttttcaattatAGATCGAACTTAGGCACAAAAAGATCTTTGATttattcaaaagcaatcaaCTGAAAAATTCTAGAGTTTGCATTTTCACATCGCTTTTAAGACAGGAGTTATGACCTCTTCGAACAACCGACCACATCATTCCGAAGCATGACACGCCCAATAGAAAGCTCAAAGATCCTCCCACAGATGCCACTATGGTGGTAAAGTCCATCAATCTATATCTTTTCTTCTCATAAACGCCTTCGTAGAGGAACAAGGAGTACAGAAACATCATCCCCTCGGAAAACGTCGCCTTTTTGCCCAGTAATACAGGCTTCACGTTGAACTTTGTCTCCACACATGGCATGTAACATCCGAATTGTTTGTGGGCAAAAACAGTTTTACTCATGATGAACGAACTCTGAAAATGAGAATGGGTCGGGGAAATGACAGATTCCATCGGTTCCGCCAATCTCAATGTTTTCAGTTGAACACGCACTAAGACTACTACAAGTCTATGTAGGTTTTAAAGTTAACAGCcttatgatttttttatatttatatcAACCATCTTTTAATTTCACAACCGATGTTTTCGATCATCTTTAAAGGAACTTGTAAAAGCGTAGAAACTTATATCAACCACTTATCATGGCTTTCAAACACAGAGATGAAACCTTCGATTTTTGTTACTGTTAAATAGAGCTGAAGATGTTCGTTAAATTGTAAGATGATTTGGTGAATGTACAGTGAAATATTTGAGCCTCCAACAAGTTTGGCCCTTTCAAAGAGATACAAGagaacaaaatgtgttcaagaaCTTGACCGACAATATTTCATAGCACTTACCAGTATAAACGAGGTTTGGAGGGCTTCTGTCGAATTGCAAATTGGTCGTATTGGAAACTGAGCATGAATAGCATATGGTACGCATTGTAAATCACTCCCATCCAGTTCCTGCTTGACCACCTCCTTCATGCATTCAGTTTGGTTGCTCTCCACAATACCCTCCTCACAAGGAGAATCTTTTTCGAAATATCGAGTGATCCACATCTCAATCAGCACGGAATTGGTGACCTCAATCATGGGTGGGGTCCTCAAATGGTCTTGATTGATCAAGTAGAACTCGGTCCCAGGATTCATGAAGAACACATGGTAGGTACGGTTTCTACTCATCTTGAACCCCACCGAAACTTGCACTGAGTAATAGCTCCGAAACTCAACCTTCTTGCAAATGCCATTATAAAAAGTTGGAACATCGCTGACTATGTAATTGGTGGCCTTATCTCCGCCAGGCGTTGTAGGAGACAAAACATTCTCGATCTGCAAGTCCACCGTTAAGGCCATATCCGTATAAGGCTGCTTGGTGAAAGGTTCATACTCTTTGTAACCTTCAGAATCACAAACGAGGAATATAGGGAACTTCATTTGGGTCTGGGACTCCCAAGAGCTGGCTTCGGTTGTGGCTCCCTCCAAGTGTTTGCGCATGTGGTCGAATATTTGCCAAATAAACATCCCTaagcacaaaatgaaaagaagataTTTCAGGAACTTCATGGTTAACGCCATGAGGTGTTTTTACTCCGTTGGTTTGACTTCAATTGTCATGAAACACACACTCACAAGTCTCATTATGCAATTATGCACATTAGTGGTAATAATGTGTTTTGGAGCGTACAcatatttttgatggaggCATTacatgggggggggggtggaATTTAACATATTTAAGGTGTCTACAGAAAACCATTATGTGTGATCAGTTCTAGATATGAACGCAAAGAAATTGACATTAGCATATCACGTTTTTTTAAGAGCTATAATTGATTATGCCATATtctaaattaaaaaaaatgaatatgagCTGTACAGTAGAGACTCGATTCATAGAGTTCAGAAATCTAGATAAGGATTCCACCCTCATGCAAGTCAGTGAGTAATGAATATCGACTCTGGAATCATAAACAATATCTAACACTGGGCAGAGGTGAGAGGAGTATTTGTTAATAAGTATGAGTCAAAAAAACTGGCAACAACTTGTTTTAAGCCACCCTTGGTGGGAAACGATTCCACCAACTTTTGGTCAAAGGAACTTGTTATAACccataatttcaattttttcttctaGATCATTATTTCAGAATCCTGCAAAACATTAACCTCGACTGTATCGGTCAAGTTTTGAATCAGCTTTAAGACATCATTCTCTCTTAATTCAACGACAATGCCATTATGTTGTCTTATTCCTTAACTAAGTGAGCTATAAGTCCAAGTAGCAAGACTGGTGAAAAAAATTTCCGCGTAAAACCACCACTATATTTAAATAAAAAGTCAATTCACGActttttttcgaccttttcaAACTTATTTCTTTGCTATTATTTCTTAGTTTGGCTGAAAACCAAAGTGAAAAACAAACTAATGGTATTGGCgagattttgattcattttttggacCCCTAGTGATGCAATATTGGAGCAATAGTCTGAAACTAACATGCGTATatgcaattcatttttatcaaaaatgttgctttctttctttttgatgtCTATTAATTATATTAGAAATAAGGCAATGAGATGTAAATGAACAAGTAATTCGTTTATTGCACGAATCCGAATTCTTCCGATAATTGAACAGTCAGCATTAGAATTGTGAGATGTCCTACAAACAATGATTACTTCGATGTTTGCTCTCAGATATGCTGAAAACTGATGTAAAAAGTATACCATGGCTTTAATagcttttggtcaaaaatcacaaaatgagccatgctcatttctttttaatcGACCGTTgttttttcgaatttttccTGATAAAAGACCTCTCTACAGGCATTTACCATAATTGTGATTCGTCCATGAGTTTGAACAAGTACTgatgaagaaatgaaggaagaaaaggTTTGCTCTTGATTGCCAGCCTCTGTGACCTCATGGTAGCTCTATGTGATTATCACGAACATTTTGCCATTATGTCATCCTATGGGGTTTCGTCAATAATATCATAGCCATGTACGGTACAACCAAGTTCCATCCGAGGCTCCGAGCCTCAACATGAGTTCACGTACCAATTAA
This window harbors:
- the LOC131890413 gene encoding uncharacterized protein LOC131890413, producing the protein MELKFLKIVLLVICLAGFAWQILDHVQKFWDAQTTESSSWEPRDLLQFPMMVFCDSRGFTDYQPFTQVPYESVALKAQVNLAELVHATLTFDLTEDAYITQNLPTMNNGICQTVTFKETYPVRVALQFFTNITDSYQMFLANPGTEMYFMDQSNIRPVPKIDLSRPLTIELWMNNFIKRDTLCEPDIVEADQVECVRTEIIRRLQASRVQCLPYPMFQQFPILPICNTSQAQTDNYLEARKIVRNTVYNYKEIGCLMPCVENQVNMNVVTFGEKANLIPNKFTFYVIYLYDGVNVKQQYRLMDFATIVAAVGGSLSLFLGISCFGVTWKLIEFIHSKFERHSGPRSLK
- the LOC131891187 gene encoding uncharacterized protein LOC131891187 — its product is MFIWQIFDHMRKHLEGATTEASSWESQTQMKFPIFLVCDSEGYKEYEPFTKQPYTDMALTVDLQIENVLSPTTPGGDKATNYIVSDVPTFYNGICKKVEFRSYYSVQVSVGFKMSRNRTYHVFFMNPGTEFYLINQDHLRTPPMIEVTNSVLIEMWITRYFEKDSPCEEGIVESNQTECMKEVVKQELDGSDLQCVPYAIHAQFPIRPICNSTEALQTSFILSSFIMSKTVFAHKQFGCYMPCVETKFNVKPVLLGKKATFSEGMMFLYSLFLYEGVYEKKRYRLMDFTTIVASVGGSLSFLLGVSCFGMMWSVVRRGHNSCLKSDVKMQTLEFFS